A portion of the Chlamydia caviae GPIC genome contains these proteins:
- a CDS encoding orotate phosphoribosyltransferase — translation MMSFEEEQLRDHAVVNLYRIGAIRFGDFILSDGKKTPIYVDMRLVISCPDVLQTIASLIWRLRPSFNSSLLCGVPYTALTLATCISLKYNISMVLRRKELKHPNQEDKIKVEGLFSPGQTCLVINDVIASGRSILDTAKALEDEGLNIRESLVFLDRQVGGADALKEAGIKLRSVFTLEELVKALLSKCQLSETDAAIARTLLETF, via the coding sequence ATGATGAGCTTTGAAGAAGAGCAGCTTCGTGATCATGCTGTGGTTAACCTATACCGCATAGGGGCAATAAGATTCGGTGATTTTATTTTATCAGACGGGAAAAAAACTCCTATTTATGTTGATATGCGCCTGGTTATCTCCTGTCCTGATGTTTTACAAACTATTGCTTCGTTGATTTGGCGTTTGCGTCCTTCTTTTAATAGCAGCCTGTTATGCGGAGTTCCTTATACAGCTCTTACTCTGGCTACATGCATATCTCTGAAGTATAACATCTCTATGGTGTTGAGAAGAAAAGAATTAAAACACCCAAATCAAGAAGATAAAATAAAAGTCGAAGGCTTATTTTCTCCAGGACAGACATGCTTAGTAATCAATGATGTTATTGCTTCGGGACGTTCGATTTTAGATACCGCTAAGGCTTTAGAAGATGAGGGTTTAAATATTCGAGAATCCTTGGTTTTTTTAGACAGACAAGTCGGTGGTGCAGACGCATTAAAAGAGGCAGGTATTAAATTAAGATCCGTATTTACTCTAGAAGAACTCGTTAAGGCTCTACTTTCCAAATGTCAATTAAGCGAGACAGACGCAGCGATTGCCCGTACGCTTTTAGAAACTTTTTAA
- the coaE gene encoding dephospho-CoA kinase (Dephospho-CoA kinase (CoaE) performs the final step in coenzyme A biosynthesis.) translates to MLELLKVSITGDLSSGKTEASRVFQDLGAYVISADKVSHSFLVPHSHIGRRVIDLLGPEVVVDNAFDRKVIAEKVFDNLVLLQALEAILHPEVRRIIEEQYYQVAKERKHPLFIAEVPLLYEIHYAKWFDRVILITADENIRRERFTKKTNCSDLNFYQRCARFSSNEEKKMHADIVIENNGTKEELRHKVEEYFYALKGAL, encoded by the coding sequence ATGTTAGAATTATTAAAAGTTTCTATTACAGGGGATCTCTCTTCAGGAAAAACTGAAGCAAGTAGAGTTTTTCAAGATTTAGGTGCCTATGTAATTAGTGCTGATAAAGTTTCGCACAGTTTCCTTGTTCCTCACTCGCATATAGGTCGTCGCGTTATAGATCTTCTGGGACCAGAAGTTGTTGTTGATAATGCATTCGATAGGAAAGTCATAGCAGAGAAAGTTTTTGATAATTTAGTTCTTCTTCAGGCTTTAGAAGCTATTTTGCATCCTGAAGTGCGTCGGATTATTGAAGAACAATATTATCAAGTCGCTAAAGAGCGAAAGCATCCTCTGTTCATTGCTGAGGTGCCTTTATTGTACGAAATACATTATGCGAAATGGTTTGATCGCGTCATTCTTATTACAGCAGATGAGAATATTCGTAGGGAAAGGTTTACCAAAAAAACTAATTGTTCTGATTTAAATTTTTATCAGAGATGTGCTCGGTTTTCTTCTAATGAAGAGAAAAAGATGCACGCCGATATTGTTATAGAAAATAACGGCACTAAAGAAGAATTACGTCATAAAGTCGAAGAATATTTTTACGCTTTAAAGGGAGCATTATGA
- the npt2 gene encoding NTP/H+ exchange transporter Npt2 yields MQSSEMKPFSRLRAYFCPIYRSEFPKFIPLFWLAFFVGFNYCLLKSMKDTLVVVGSDAGAEVIPFLKVWGIVPGAVIVTMIYGWLSSRCPRDTVFYSFIGTFLGFFFLFAVVIYPMGDALHLHSLADRLQELLPKGLRGFIVMIRYWSYSLYYVMSELWSSVVLSTLFWGLANEVTSVREAGRFYALINTGLNLSSVFAGEISYWMGKHSFFIYPFVKDKWHEVMMNLTILIVLAGLCMIWLYRKVHFLTQHTYNFSTAFAPSEAPPQVEESVASVKAKKKTKTKAKSLFLYLIRSRYLLGLAIIVLSYNLVIHLFEVVWKDQVSQIYSSHVEFNSYMSRITTLIGIVSVCAAIFLTGQSIRKWGWTVGALTTPIVMLVTGVLFFAAVFAVKRDVMIFGGFFNMAPLAIAAWIGGMQNVFSRAAKFTFFDQTKEMAFIPLPNDQKNYGKAAIDGVVSRIGKSGGSLIYQGLLIIFSSVAASLNVIAVVLLLIMVVWIAVVAFIGREYNIKEASAVAESSKADAIASNATISRTTVENSNKEEVATL; encoded by the coding sequence ATGCAGTCATCAGAGATGAAACCCTTTTCAAGACTGCGGGCTTACTTCTGCCCCATATATCGATCAGAATTCCCTAAATTTATTCCTCTTTTCTGGCTAGCCTTTTTCGTAGGATTTAATTACTGCCTATTAAAAAGTATGAAAGATACTTTAGTGGTTGTGGGGTCTGACGCGGGTGCGGAAGTTATACCGTTCTTGAAAGTCTGGGGGATAGTCCCCGGGGCCGTTATTGTTACTATGATCTACGGTTGGCTAAGTAGTCGGTGTCCTAGAGACACCGTTTTTTATTCCTTTATAGGTACTTTTCTCGGCTTCTTTTTCTTGTTTGCCGTAGTAATTTACCCCATGGGGGATGCTCTACATTTGCATTCTCTCGCAGATAGGCTACAAGAGTTGCTGCCGAAGGGATTGCGTGGTTTCATTGTAATGATTCGCTACTGGAGCTACAGTCTATACTATGTGATGTCAGAGCTGTGGAGTTCAGTAGTTCTTTCAACGCTCTTTTGGGGCTTGGCTAATGAAGTGACCAGTGTAAGGGAAGCTGGAAGGTTTTATGCCCTTATTAATACGGGGTTGAATCTTTCTTCCGTGTTTGCCGGGGAAATCTCCTATTGGATGGGGAAACACTCGTTCTTCATCTATCCTTTTGTGAAGGACAAGTGGCATGAGGTTATGATGAACCTCACCATTTTAATCGTTTTAGCTGGATTATGCATGATTTGGCTATATAGAAAAGTTCACTTCCTCACACAACACACCTATAATTTCTCCACAGCCTTTGCTCCTTCTGAAGCGCCTCCTCAAGTTGAGGAAAGCGTGGCCAGTGTAAAAGCTAAGAAAAAGACGAAAACAAAGGCAAAAAGCCTCTTCCTCTATCTTATTCGCTCCCGGTACCTACTAGGTCTTGCCATTATAGTTTTATCCTATAACCTTGTTATTCACTTGTTTGAAGTGGTTTGGAAAGATCAAGTCAGTCAGATTTACAGCTCCCATGTTGAATTCAATAGTTACATGAGTAGGATTACAACCCTAATAGGAATTGTGTCTGTCTGTGCGGCTATTTTCCTTACTGGACAGAGCATACGAAAGTGGGGCTGGACGGTAGGAGCATTGACTACTCCAATTGTTATGTTGGTAACAGGCGTTCTATTTTTCGCTGCTGTATTTGCTGTAAAGAGAGACGTTATGATCTTTGGCGGCTTTTTCAATATGGCTCCTTTAGCCATAGCAGCTTGGATAGGTGGGATGCAAAACGTGTTCTCGCGTGCTGCTAAATTCACGTTCTTTGATCAGACTAAAGAAATGGCGTTCATTCCTTTGCCTAATGATCAGAAAAACTATGGTAAGGCCGCTATTGACGGCGTTGTATCTCGGATAGGGAAATCAGGTGGTTCGTTGATTTATCAAGGGCTATTGATAATCTTTTCATCCGTTGCAGCAAGTCTTAATGTGATTGCTGTAGTGCTTCTTTTAATTATGGTTGTTTGGATCGCTGTTGTCGCTTTCATAGGAAGAGAGTACAACATCAAAGAAGCTAGTGCTGTTGCGGAAAGTTCGAAAGCAGATGCAATCGCATCGAATGCCACTATCAGCAGGACTACAGTAGAAAATTCCAACAAAGAAGAAGTTGCTACGCTATAG
- a CDS encoding CDP-alcohol phosphatidyltransferase family protein, with translation MRQFCNLLSLSRIWLALFFYQEKIHLRLLVILGAMASDVLDGYLARRYKATSRFGSMLDPLTDKFFVFVCVAILYWERSLSPEHLLLIFARDIFLVLFAIYLSVVRGWRGYDYRALFFGKIFTVVQFIILLGVTAGVRIPVMGLMPLIILGFLYFLERVFDYKKQCLD, from the coding sequence ATGAGACAATTTTGTAATTTACTTTCTCTATCACGTATATGGCTAGCCTTGTTCTTTTACCAAGAAAAGATCCATCTACGCCTACTGGTCATTTTAGGTGCCATGGCTAGTGATGTTTTGGACGGCTATCTTGCCCGTCGCTATAAGGCGACCAGTCGTTTTGGTTCTATGCTGGATCCTCTGACCGATAAGTTCTTTGTTTTTGTCTGTGTTGCCATCCTTTATTGGGAAAGGTCTTTGTCCCCTGAGCACCTCCTTCTTATTTTTGCTAGAGATATTTTCCTCGTTCTTTTTGCTATCTACCTCTCTGTTGTTAGGGGGTGGAGAGGATATGATTACCGAGCTCTTTTCTTTGGAAAGATTTTTACAGTGGTTCAATTTATTATTTTGCTAGGAGTCACCGCGGGCGTGCGCATCCCTGTAATGGGGTTAATGCCATTAATTATTCTCGGATTTCTCTACTTCCTGGAGAGAGTATTCGATTATAAAAAGCAGTGTCTCGACTAA
- a CDS encoding metallophosphoesterase, whose amino-acid sequence MQIYAIADLHLAIGVPEKTMEIFGEPWISYHEKIRERWEKIVNPEDIVLLPGDISWAMHIEEAKKDFAFLGSLPGTKYMIRGNHDYWSSASTTKITQVLPENVHYLAQGFSLLHPEIAIVGVRLWDSPTIRVAPECFQSPLPEKERHYSEKDEKIFSRELGRLQRALEAVPQNIEQIIVMTHYPPISSDGTPGPVSQMLEADGRISHCLFGHMHKVSSPLKGFGMIGTIDYRLVAADYIDFIPQVIQ is encoded by the coding sequence ATGCAGATATATGCAATAGCGGATTTACACCTGGCTATCGGAGTTCCTGAAAAGACCATGGAAATTTTTGGCGAGCCATGGATTTCCTATCACGAGAAAATCCGTGAACGGTGGGAAAAGATAGTCAATCCTGAAGATATCGTTTTGCTTCCCGGAGATATCTCTTGGGCTATGCATATCGAAGAAGCGAAAAAAGATTTCGCTTTCCTAGGTTCTCTCCCTGGAACTAAGTATATGATTCGTGGGAATCATGATTATTGGAGTTCCGCATCAACGACTAAAATAACACAAGTTCTTCCTGAAAATGTGCATTATCTAGCTCAAGGCTTTTCTCTACTACATCCGGAAATAGCTATTGTGGGAGTAAGGCTATGGGATAGCCCAACAATACGTGTAGCCCCTGAGTGTTTCCAATCTCCTCTTCCAGAGAAAGAGCGCCATTATAGTGAGAAAGATGAGAAAATTTTTTCAAGAGAGCTTGGAAGATTGCAAAGGGCTTTAGAAGCCGTTCCTCAGAATATCGAGCAAATTATTGTTATGACCCATTACCCACCTATCAGTAGTGATGGCACGCCAGGACCGGTATCGCAAATGCTTGAAGCTGATGGGAGAATATCACATTGCTTATTCGGTCATATGCATAAAGTATCCTCTCCTTTGAAAGGATTCGGAATGATCGGTACTATAGACTACAGGTTAGTTGCTGCTGATTATATAGATTTTATTCCCCAGGTTATACAGTGA
- a CDS encoding S49 family peptidase codes for MKTFWHFLSKGFLSILGLSFGVVLAFSIILGFVALSSGGGIQFVNMPNAKGEIKDLGKEAPIIAVLEMKDVIASSRHTEKVIQEAIIALDSAPYKGRVKGLIIDMDCPGGEVFEIARVYSTIKFWKQCTKCPVYVFVNGLCASGGYYVACAADKIYSTSSSLIGSVGVLSGPYFNVKEGLSRHGVQSDLLISGKDKAPMNPYTEWTAKDREIRQEIIDYLYGQFVDIVVTNRPLLTKEKLVGVLGARLYSPEKALETGYIDVVNATKQQVLEDLVAACDIENNYRVIGLGSDGWLKKFMSSAANSPLITGKIQHELLPNLDNSTSTFYYLEP; via the coding sequence ATGAAAACGTTTTGGCATTTTTTGTCTAAAGGCTTCCTATCAATTCTAGGTTTATCTTTTGGAGTGGTTCTTGCCTTCTCTATTATCTTGGGATTTGTTGCTCTCTCCTCTGGGGGTGGCATTCAATTTGTGAATATGCCTAATGCTAAAGGGGAGATAAAAGATCTAGGCAAAGAGGCGCCAATTATTGCTGTATTAGAAATGAAGGATGTTATTGCCTCGAGTAGACATACGGAAAAAGTCATACAAGAAGCTATTATAGCACTAGATTCAGCACCTTATAAAGGTAGAGTGAAGGGCTTAATCATTGATATGGATTGTCCTGGAGGAGAAGTATTTGAAATCGCCCGTGTATACTCAACAATCAAATTTTGGAAACAATGTACGAAGTGCCCTGTTTATGTTTTTGTAAATGGTCTTTGTGCCTCTGGCGGATATTATGTTGCTTGCGCTGCGGATAAAATTTACTCGACATCCTCATCTTTAATAGGTTCTGTAGGAGTGCTTTCTGGACCTTATTTCAATGTAAAAGAAGGTTTATCTCGTCATGGTGTGCAAAGTGATTTGCTTATATCCGGAAAAGATAAAGCTCCTATGAATCCTTATACGGAATGGACAGCTAAAGATCGTGAAATTAGACAAGAGATCATAGACTATCTTTACGGTCAATTTGTTGATATCGTTGTAACGAATCGCCCGTTATTGACTAAAGAAAAATTAGTTGGTGTTTTAGGTGCACGTTTATATTCTCCTGAAAAAGCTTTAGAAACAGGCTATATTGATGTTGTAAACGCAACTAAACAACAGGTTCTTGAGGATTTAGTTGCTGCTTGTGACATTGAAAATAACTACCGTGTGATCGGTTTAGGAAGCGATGGCTGGTTGAAAAAATTCATGTCATCAGCTGCTAACAGCCCATTAATCACAGGAAAGATTCAACATGAATTGCTCCCTAATCTAGATAATTCTACCAGTACATTTTACTATTTGGAGCCATGA
- the polA gene encoding DNA polymerase I yields MRKIFILDASGFVFRAYFALPDMKNSSGEGTQAVFGFIRSINKLIKEFSPSHMVAVFDGPNNKQSRREIYADYKSNREQKEENLYQQIPVVKEYCSLLGLSYLEVEGVEADDVIASATRQAVSEGYQVCICTADKDLLQLVGPNVVALNPWKDQPEIDENRVIDIYGIPPTGISDYLALVGDTSDNIPGVSGCGPKKATALLQKYHSVEGILENLDELTGSTHKMLSEQKDVLLLSKSLAVLNDAIPLPKRIDELKFPLYEAHQEELNAFYMRQGFKTLVQQVEEASSVDVEIINNNKQLAHVLSTLHGKSVAFSVGYKGSFLPSLTLMGVALASDDDVYYVDIEHALDDVLTPLQYFFRREDTTFYGYNIKRDNHALKNAGIHVHNIALDLALAEHLINGGAKISYQTLLMDHGLVSSAGRYGKEWGQLSLPIAKSPANPAQYFGGFVSHLPKIKKSLLEELKIKGVEDLFFNMEMPLEKVLFTIERNGMPLDVEDLQELERILSEELAMLTDDIYTLAGAPFNIKSPKQLSEVLYNKLGLKPIDKARSTKAEVLEALSGEHEIIEKILAFRAVEKLLSTYVKALPRQVDPSTSRIHPTFNQMGTVTGRLACQDPNLQNIPIRSERGRLLRKAFCNTHQNNYFLSADYSQIELRFLAHLSQDESLKLAFESREDIHTFTASQVFHVPLEEVTKQQRMQAKTVNFGIIYGQQAYGLSKILKISVSEAQKLIDAYFDRYPEVARFINETVSQACENLRVKTLLGRERIIDNWTEFSNSRAASGRLAVNTRIQGSAAELIKLAMLQLSDALEKRKLKSRMLLQIHDELIFEVPEEEKEEMQTLVRDIMESAMILSVPLVVNILIGKNWAEC; encoded by the coding sequence GTGAGAAAGATCTTTATTTTAGATGCTTCAGGATTTGTTTTCAGGGCATATTTTGCTCTCCCAGATATGAAAAATTCTTCTGGAGAAGGAACCCAGGCTGTTTTCGGCTTTATTCGTTCTATTAATAAATTAATTAAAGAGTTCTCTCCGAGTCATATGGTGGCCGTATTTGACGGCCCAAATAATAAACAAAGTCGTAGAGAGATTTATGCCGATTATAAAAGTAATCGAGAACAGAAAGAAGAGAATCTCTACCAACAAATTCCTGTAGTTAAAGAATACTGCAGTTTGCTTGGTTTGTCCTATCTAGAAGTAGAAGGAGTAGAGGCTGATGATGTTATAGCTAGCGCTACAAGGCAAGCTGTGTCAGAAGGCTATCAAGTCTGTATATGTACCGCAGATAAAGATCTACTTCAACTGGTGGGGCCTAATGTTGTTGCTCTAAATCCATGGAAAGATCAACCAGAAATTGATGAAAACCGTGTCATAGATATCTATGGCATCCCTCCAACAGGAATATCAGATTATCTAGCCTTAGTTGGTGATACTTCTGATAATATTCCTGGAGTTTCTGGATGTGGGCCTAAGAAAGCAACGGCCCTGTTACAAAAATATCATTCCGTAGAAGGTATTTTAGAAAATCTTGATGAGTTGACAGGATCTACTCACAAGATGCTTTCGGAGCAAAAAGATGTTTTATTATTAAGTAAAAGTCTTGCGGTATTAAACGACGCTATACCTCTTCCTAAGAGGATAGATGAATTAAAGTTCCCACTTTATGAAGCGCATCAGGAAGAGTTGAATGCTTTCTATATGCGGCAAGGCTTTAAAACTTTAGTACAGCAGGTTGAGGAAGCATCTAGCGTAGATGTTGAGATAATCAATAATAATAAACAGTTGGCTCACGTACTTTCTACTTTGCATGGGAAAAGCGTGGCTTTTTCTGTTGGTTATAAGGGGAGCTTTCTTCCCTCTTTAACTTTAATGGGAGTGGCTTTAGCTAGCGATGATGATGTTTATTATGTTGATATAGAACATGCTTTAGACGATGTTCTCACGCCGCTACAATATTTCTTCAGAAGAGAAGATACTACATTCTATGGTTACAACATAAAGAGAGATAATCATGCACTAAAGAATGCGGGTATTCATGTGCATAATATAGCTCTAGATTTAGCTTTGGCTGAACATTTGATTAATGGAGGAGCTAAGATTTCATACCAAACGCTTCTTATGGATCACGGATTAGTTAGTTCTGCAGGCAGATATGGAAAGGAATGGGGGCAATTAAGCTTGCCTATAGCAAAGTCTCCAGCAAATCCTGCGCAATATTTTGGGGGATTTGTTTCTCATTTGCCCAAGATAAAAAAATCGTTGCTAGAAGAATTGAAGATAAAAGGAGTAGAAGATCTTTTTTTCAATATGGAAATGCCCTTAGAGAAAGTTCTTTTTACTATCGAAAGAAACGGCATGCCTTTGGATGTTGAAGATCTTCAGGAGTTAGAAAGAATTCTATCAGAAGAATTAGCAATGCTTACTGATGATATTTATACGTTAGCCGGAGCCCCTTTTAATATTAAATCTCCTAAGCAGTTGTCAGAGGTTTTATACAATAAACTTGGTCTGAAACCTATAGATAAGGCTCGATCTACTAAGGCAGAAGTTTTAGAAGCTTTATCGGGTGAACATGAAATTATTGAGAAGATTTTAGCCTTCAGAGCTGTTGAGAAGTTGTTGTCTACTTATGTTAAGGCCTTGCCTAGACAAGTGGATCCTAGCACCTCTAGAATTCATCCTACATTTAATCAAATGGGTACGGTGACGGGAAGACTGGCTTGTCAAGATCCCAATCTACAAAACATTCCCATACGCTCTGAGCGGGGAAGATTATTAAGAAAGGCGTTCTGTAATACTCATCAGAATAATTATTTTTTATCTGCAGATTATTCTCAAATTGAGTTAAGATTCCTGGCGCATTTGAGCCAAGATGAGTCGTTGAAATTGGCCTTTGAGTCGCGAGAAGACATACATACGTTTACTGCCTCGCAGGTATTTCATGTCCCATTGGAAGAAGTCACCAAACAACAGCGCATGCAGGCAAAGACTGTGAATTTCGGTATTATCTATGGGCAACAAGCTTATGGATTGTCAAAAATTTTAAAGATCAGTGTTTCAGAAGCTCAAAAGTTAATAGACGCATACTTTGATCGTTACCCTGAAGTAGCTCGTTTTATTAATGAAACGGTGAGTCAAGCTTGTGAAAATTTACGAGTGAAGACTCTGCTAGGAAGAGAAAGGATCATAGATAATTGGACAGAATTTTCAAATTCTCGTGCTGCTTCAGGCCGTCTTGCTGTTAATACCCGTATACAAGGTAGCGCTGCTGAATTGATAAAGCTGGCAATGTTACAACTTTCTGATGCGTTGGAAAAACGCAAATTGAAAAGTCGTATGTTGTTACAGATACATGACGAGCTGATTTTCGAAGTTCCTGAGGAAGAGAAAGAAGAAATGCAAACTTTAGTGCGCGATATAATGGAATCTGCAATGATTTTATCTGTCCCGCTAGTTGTGAATATCTTAATTGGAAAAAATTGGGCAGAATGTTAG
- the glgC gene encoding glucose-1-phosphate adenylyltransferase, giving the protein MIENDFQGYSPSYQASHFYRDKVGVIVLCGGEGKRLSPLTYWRCKPTVSFGGRYKLIDVPISHAIASGFSKIFVIGQYLTYTLQQHLVKTYFYHGVLQDRIHLLAPEGREGSQVWYQGTADAIRQNLLYLEDTEIEYFLVLSGDQLYNMDFRKVVDYAIAMQSDMVIVAQPIQEKDASRMGVLQIDKDANLVDFYEKPQEEEILNRFRLSSEDCRKHKLDPQYGNFLGNMGIYLFRRESLFQLLLEEQGDDFGKHLIQAQKQRGSIKTFLYDGYWTDIGTIESYYEANIALTQRPKPQVRGLNCYDDAGMIYSKNHHLPGTIVTDSMISSSLLCEGAVIDSSNVSHSVVGIRGVIGKNSIIDHSIVMGNDRYGNPQQNALGIGDNCEIYKTIIDENCRIGNGVKLTNIQGHKDYNSPDGKLVVRDGIIIIPRGTRIPDNYTF; this is encoded by the coding sequence ATGATAGAAAATGATTTTCAGGGCTACTCCCCAAGTTATCAGGCTTCTCATTTTTATAGAGATAAGGTTGGCGTTATTGTTTTATGTGGCGGTGAAGGGAAAAGATTGTCCCCTTTAACCTACTGGCGCTGTAAACCAACCGTATCATTTGGAGGAAGATATAAGCTCATTGATGTACCCATTTCCCATGCAATAGCTTCAGGATTTTCTAAGATTTTCGTAATAGGTCAATACCTTACCTACACACTACAACAGCATCTTGTGAAGACGTATTTTTATCATGGAGTACTTCAAGATCGGATACATCTCCTTGCTCCTGAGGGGAGGGAGGGAAGTCAGGTATGGTATCAAGGAACCGCCGATGCTATTCGGCAGAACCTCTTGTATTTAGAAGATACAGAGATAGAGTATTTTCTAGTTTTATCTGGCGATCAGTTATACAACATGGATTTTCGTAAGGTTGTAGACTACGCTATAGCTATGCAATCTGATATGGTAATAGTCGCACAGCCCATTCAGGAAAAAGATGCTTCAAGAATGGGAGTGTTGCAAATAGATAAAGATGCAAATCTTGTAGACTTTTACGAAAAACCTCAGGAAGAAGAGATTTTAAATCGTTTTCGGCTATCTTCTGAGGATTGTCGTAAACATAAGCTGGATCCTCAATATGGAAATTTCTTAGGGAATATGGGGATTTATCTCTTTCGAAGGGAAAGCCTATTTCAACTGCTACTAGAAGAACAAGGGGATGATTTTGGAAAGCATCTTATCCAAGCCCAAAAGCAACGCGGGTCGATAAAGACTTTCCTTTACGATGGCTACTGGACAGATATCGGAACAATCGAATCTTATTATGAAGCGAATATTGCTTTAACACAAAGGCCTAAACCTCAGGTTCGTGGATTGAATTGCTACGATGATGCAGGAATGATCTATAGTAAGAATCATCATCTTCCTGGGACTATAGTTACAGATTCTATGATCTCCAGCTCTTTGCTTTGTGAAGGTGCTGTTATTGATTCTAGTAATGTATCCCACAGCGTTGTGGGGATCCGTGGTGTGATAGGGAAAAATTCTATAATAGATCACTCTATTGTTATGGGAAATGACCGTTATGGCAATCCCCAACAAAACGCTTTAGGGATCGGGGATAATTGTGAAATTTATAAAACAATTATCGATGAGAACTGTAGAATCGGTAACGGGGTAAAACTCACGAATATCCAAGGGCATAAGGATTATAATTCTCCTGATGGGAAGCTTGTCGTTAGGGATGGGATTATTATCATTCCTCGAGGAACTAGAATTCCTGATAATTATACCTTCTAA
- the rho gene encoding transcription termination factor Rho, with amino-acid sequence MGIEELNVLARQYGVKNIGSLTKSQVVFEIVKAKSERSDELLIGEGVLEVLPDGFGFLRSPTYNYLPSAEDIYVSPAQIRRFDLKKGDTIIGTIRSPKEKEKYFALLKVDKINGSTPDKAKERVLFENLTPLYPNERIVMEMGKEHLAERVLDLTAPIGKGQRGLIVAPPRSGKTVILQSIAHAIAVNNPDIVLIVLLIDERPEEVTDMIRQVRGEVVASTFDEQPERHIQVAEMVIEKARRLVEHGKDVVILLDSITRLARAYNTVQPHSGKILTGGVDASALHKPKKFFGAARNIEGGGSLTILATALIDTGSRMDEVIFEEFKGTGNMELVLDRRLSDRRTYPAIDLIKSGTRKEELLYHPSELEKVYLFRQAIADLTAIDAMHLLLGRLKKTNSNAEFLLSLKE; translated from the coding sequence ATGGGAATTGAAGAGCTTAATGTATTAGCTCGTCAATACGGAGTGAAGAACATCGGGTCTCTCACCAAATCTCAAGTAGTATTTGAGATTGTGAAAGCAAAATCTGAGCGTTCAGACGAGCTTTTGATTGGGGAAGGAGTTTTAGAAGTGCTTCCCGATGGATTCGGCTTTTTAAGATCTCCTACTTATAACTACCTCCCTTCGGCTGAAGACATTTATGTTTCCCCTGCTCAGATCCGTAGATTTGACTTAAAGAAGGGAGACACCATCATAGGTACGATACGTTCTCCAAAAGAGAAGGAAAAGTATTTTGCCTTATTAAAGGTAGATAAAATCAATGGATCTACCCCAGACAAAGCTAAGGAACGGGTTTTATTTGAAAACCTCACCCCTCTATATCCTAATGAAAGAATTGTTATGGAGATGGGGAAAGAGCATCTTGCTGAAAGGGTATTAGATCTTACAGCTCCCATTGGGAAAGGTCAAAGGGGACTTATTGTTGCTCCTCCACGTTCTGGAAAGACCGTCATTTTACAAAGCATAGCCCACGCTATTGCTGTTAATAATCCGGATATTGTTTTAATTGTTTTACTCATCGATGAGCGTCCTGAAGAAGTCACTGATATGATTCGTCAAGTGCGGGGTGAAGTTGTTGCTTCTACATTTGATGAGCAGCCAGAGAGACATATTCAGGTTGCGGAGATGGTTATAGAAAAGGCTCGACGTCTAGTTGAACACGGAAAGGATGTTGTTATTCTTCTCGATTCTATTACACGTTTAGCTCGAGCTTACAACACTGTTCAACCGCATTCTGGAAAAATTTTGACGGGTGGTGTGGATGCTAGTGCTCTGCATAAACCAAAGAAATTCTTTGGCGCCGCTAGAAATATTGAAGGCGGGGGATCATTAACCATTCTAGCTACAGCATTGATCGATACAGGATCTCGAATGGATGAAGTGATTTTTGAAGAGTTCAAAGGCACAGGAAATATGGAGCTTGTGCTTGATCGTCGTCTTTCTGATAGAAGGACCTATCCTGCAATCGATCTCATTAAGAGTGGTACCAGGAAAGAAGAACTCCTTTATCATCCTAGTGAGTTGGAAAAAGTTTACCTCTTCCGTCAGGCAATTGCTGATCTTACCGCTATTGATGCGATGCATTTGCTGTTGGGTAGATTAAAGAAAACGAATAGTAACGCAGAATTTCTTCTTTCTTTAAAAGAATAG